The window GCGGTCGCGCTTCGAGAGCCGGTCGATGTACAGGTAGCCGTACAGGTGGTCCGTCTCGTGCTGAAGGCAGCGCGCGAAGTAACCGTCGCCGCGGACCTTGATCGGGTTGCCCTTGGCGTCCTGTCCGCGCACCACCGCGTAGTCCGGGCGGGCCAGCGAGGCGTATGCCGTCGGGACGGAGAGGCAGCCCTCGTTGGAGTCGTCCAGGACGCGCTCCTCGGGCGGCAGCTCGTCCAGCACCGGGTTGCAGACGACGCCCACGTGCCGCACACCGTCGTCGTCCGGGCAGTCGTAGACGAAGACCTTGAGGTCCACACCGATCTGGTTGGCG is drawn from Streptomyces sp. NBC_01717 and contains these coding sequences:
- the def gene encoding peptide deformylase, producing MAQQETDEQISVDDEGFVVDTEDCEAREAAYRERGTSRPITVVGNPVLHKECKDVTEFGDELGKLIDDMFASQRTAEGVGLAANQIGVDLKVFVYDCPDDDGVRHVGVVCNPVLDELPPEERVLDDSNEGCLSVPTAYASLARPDYAVVRGQDAKGNPIKVRGDGYFARCLQHETDHLYGYLYIDRLSKRDRKDALRQMAENTPRYEIVPND